From one Burkholderia pyrrocinia genomic stretch:
- a CDS encoding serine hydrolase: MTGLIARLPRARTTLILALSFLLLAFAANASAQRAQPHRTTHAHAHAKAVKKKPAHRKSKAVKHRRPRVKHQAVKRHAAPAPQHRRAKRTTAVRPRPAAAKPRLMASCGYTPRAVGSLHSRAAYVLDVDSGTPLLARNARTVRPIASISKLMTAVVARDADRPLNGVLRVTAHDRDTIKFTGSRLQVGSQLSRRDMFHIALMSSENRAAAALSRDYPGGRTAFVKAMNREARRLGMRHTHFREPTGLSPHNVSTAEDLAKLVGAAAQDPLIRYFSTDTSTTVRPGDGELLYVNSDPLVRYRRLPIRLQKTGFINESGHGVVMRMRVKGRRETVVLLGAPTRAGVSSDALKIHRWLTCSIQ, from the coding sequence TTGACCGGCCTCATCGCGCGCCTGCCTCGCGCCCGGACCACCCTGATCCTCGCCCTCTCGTTCCTGCTGCTCGCGTTCGCCGCAAACGCGTCCGCGCAGCGCGCGCAGCCGCATCGCACCACGCATGCCCACGCGCATGCGAAAGCCGTCAAGAAGAAGCCAGCCCACCGCAAGAGCAAGGCCGTCAAGCATCGCCGCCCGCGCGTGAAGCATCAGGCAGTCAAGCGTCATGCGGCGCCGGCCCCGCAGCATCGCCGCGCGAAGCGCACGACCGCCGTACGCCCGCGCCCGGCGGCCGCCAAACCACGCCTGATGGCAAGCTGCGGCTACACCCCGCGCGCGGTCGGGTCGCTGCATTCACGCGCGGCCTACGTGCTGGACGTCGATTCCGGTACACCGCTGCTGGCCCGCAACGCGCGCACCGTGCGGCCGATCGCGTCGATCTCGAAGCTGATGACGGCCGTCGTCGCACGCGACGCCGACCGTCCGCTGAACGGTGTGCTGCGCGTCACCGCACACGACCGCGACACGATCAAGTTCACCGGTTCGCGATTGCAGGTCGGCTCGCAGCTGTCGCGCCGCGACATGTTCCATATCGCGCTGATGTCGTCGGAAAACCGCGCGGCCGCCGCGCTGAGCCGCGACTATCCGGGCGGGCGCACCGCGTTTGTCAAGGCGATGAACCGCGAAGCGCGCCGGCTCGGCATGCGCCACACGCACTTCAGGGAGCCGACCGGCCTGTCGCCGCACAACGTATCGACGGCCGAGGATCTCGCGAAGCTCGTCGGCGCGGCGGCGCAGGATCCGCTGATCCGCTATTTCTCCACGGATACGTCGACCACCGTGCGCCCCGGCGACGGTGAGTTGCTGTACGTGAATTCCGACCCGCTCGTCCGCTACCGCCGTCTGCCGATCCGGCTGCAGAAGACGGGCTTCATCAACGAATCGGGGCACGGCGTCGTGATGCGCATGCGCGTGAAGGGCCGTCGCGAAACGGTCGTGCTGCTCGGCGCGCCGACGCGCGCCGGCGTATCGAGCGACGCCCTCAAGATCCATCGCTGGCTGACCTGCTCGATCCAGTAA
- a CDS encoding SulP family inorganic anion transporter → MHDSNESRPLRVRLLKGILPIRRAAAIRDVFAGISLASMDIPQVLGYARIAGMPAVTGLYTVFLPLVAFACFGASRHLVVAADSATATIFASRLSSMAPAGSADYAALAGMVALLTAAMLLLARLFKLGFLADFLSRTVLVGFLAGVGVQVSIAMLGDMLGLAVPYPASRSLAQLDYVVTHLVHANRPTFALAALVVVAILACKRFLPRVPMPMIAVAGSIAASHAFGFAAHGIAVLGPVAGGLPPLRWPSVTWQQFLDLVPVAASCFVMIIAQSAAAARVFAQQYGEEVDTNADILGLAAANAAAAIGGAFVVNGSPTQTAMADGAGVRSQIGHLAFAAVVAVVLLFLSTTLQYLPHAVLAGIVFTIALGLINVRSLAAIRKESPGEFTLALVTAAAVVTVGVEHGILLAIALSLMRHVRHSYQPHTMVLEPVEGNGRWQPVPTRPGAMTAPGLIVYRFGSDLFFANDHLFAGEVTELVEAAPVPPRWFVVDAGAITDLDYSAARTVTDLVKTLHARGIGVLFGRVNRYLRADMDRHRITEIVGASCIFATLHQALEAAGTTPAPQEPGTV, encoded by the coding sequence ATGCACGATTCCAACGAAAGCCGTCCGTTACGCGTGCGGCTGCTGAAAGGCATCCTCCCGATCCGCCGCGCAGCGGCGATCCGCGACGTATTCGCGGGCATTTCGCTCGCGTCGATGGATATTCCGCAGGTGCTCGGTTACGCGCGCATCGCTGGCATGCCGGCCGTCACGGGTCTTTACACGGTGTTCCTGCCGCTCGTGGCGTTCGCGTGCTTCGGCGCGTCGCGCCATCTCGTGGTCGCCGCCGATTCCGCGACCGCGACGATCTTCGCGAGCCGGCTTTCGTCGATGGCGCCGGCCGGCAGCGCCGATTATGCGGCGCTGGCCGGCATGGTCGCGCTGCTGACCGCCGCGATGCTGCTGCTCGCGCGCCTCTTCAAGCTCGGTTTTCTCGCCGATTTCCTGTCGCGCACGGTGCTGGTCGGCTTTCTTGCCGGCGTCGGCGTGCAGGTGTCGATCGCGATGCTCGGCGACATGCTCGGCCTCGCCGTACCGTACCCGGCATCGCGCAGCCTCGCGCAACTCGACTATGTCGTCACGCATCTCGTCCACGCGAACCGGCCGACGTTCGCGCTCGCGGCGCTCGTCGTCGTCGCGATTCTTGCGTGCAAGCGGTTCCTGCCGCGCGTGCCGATGCCGATGATCGCGGTCGCGGGCAGCATCGCCGCAAGCCATGCGTTCGGCTTTGCAGCGCACGGCATCGCGGTGCTCGGGCCCGTCGCGGGCGGGTTGCCGCCGCTGCGCTGGCCGTCCGTCACGTGGCAGCAGTTCCTCGATCTCGTGCCGGTCGCCGCGTCGTGCTTCGTGATGATCATCGCGCAGAGCGCGGCCGCCGCACGCGTGTTCGCGCAGCAGTACGGCGAGGAGGTCGACACCAACGCCGACATCCTCGGCCTCGCGGCCGCGAATGCGGCTGCGGCGATCGGCGGCGCGTTCGTCGTCAACGGCAGCCCGACGCAGACGGCGATGGCCGACGGCGCGGGCGTGCGCAGCCAGATCGGGCATCTCGCGTTCGCCGCCGTCGTGGCCGTCGTGCTGCTGTTCCTCAGCACGACCCTGCAGTATCTGCCGCATGCGGTGCTGGCCGGCATCGTGTTCACGATCGCGCTCGGGCTGATCAACGTGCGCAGCCTCGCGGCGATCCGCAAGGAAAGCCCCGGCGAATTCACGCTCGCGCTCGTGACGGCCGCGGCCGTCGTGACGGTCGGCGTCGAGCACGGCATCCTGCTGGCCATCGCGTTGTCACTGATGCGGCACGTGCGCCACAGCTACCAGCCGCACACGATGGTGCTCGAACCGGTCGAAGGCAACGGGCGGTGGCAGCCGGTGCCCACGCGGCCCGGCGCGATGACGGCCCCGGGGCTGATCGTCTACCGGTTCGGTTCCGACCTGTTCTTCGCGAACGACCATCTGTTCGCCGGCGAAGTGACCGAGCTCGTCGAGGCGGCGCCGGTGCCGCCGCGCTGGTTCGTCGTCGACGCGGGTGCGATCACCGATCTCGACTATTCGGCCGCGCGGACCGTGACCGATCTCGTCAAGACGCTGCACGCGCGCGGGATCGGCGTGCTGTTCGGGCGCGTCAACCGCTACCTGCGCGCGGACATGGATCGTCACCGGATCACCGAGATCGTCGGCGCGTCGTGCATCTTCGCGACGCTGCATCAGGCGCTGGAGGCGGCGGGCACGACGCCGGCGCCGCAGGAGCCGGGCACCGTGTAG
- a CDS encoding DUF7661 family protein: MQDEYRFNAFGRLLAVVRKNGRWTVFDLGAEGKRRPADLHIPSALAADELGQYLGDLLHEDATPKYSEVVPVPPTGRV; encoded by the coding sequence ATGCAGGACGAATACCGCTTCAATGCATTCGGACGGCTGCTCGCCGTCGTGCGCAAGAACGGCCGCTGGACCGTGTTCGATCTGGGCGCCGAAGGCAAGCGGCGCCCGGCCGACCTGCACATTCCGTCCGCGCTCGCCGCGGACGAACTCGGACAATACCTCGGCGACCTGCTGCACGAGGACGCCACGCCGAAATACAGCGAAGTCGTGCCGGTTCCCCCGACCGGTCGCGTCTAG
- a CDS encoding LysE family translocator, translating into MLLRDYLPLMLFVIVSTVTPGGATTLATASGAHFGYRRSLPLMAGIAAGLASMAAAAAAGLGSVLLALPALQFAMKAAGSLYLVWLAVRIGRGGKPRLDAAVHRPQGFVSGVWMLWHNPKGWAMTLGAAASFAALASGPARLGVLLGLAFGVAAMVSLSLWCFAGLLFARVLRTERQWRCLNAGLGVLLVISIVPMWLP; encoded by the coding sequence GTGCTGCTTCGCGACTACCTGCCGCTGATGCTGTTCGTGATCGTGTCCACCGTGACGCCGGGCGGCGCGACGACGCTTGCAACCGCATCGGGCGCCCATTTCGGCTATCGGCGGTCGCTGCCGCTGATGGCCGGCATCGCGGCCGGCCTGGCGTCGATGGCGGCGGCCGCCGCGGCCGGGCTCGGCAGCGTGTTGCTTGCGCTGCCAGCATTGCAGTTCGCGATGAAGGCGGCCGGCTCGTTGTACCTCGTGTGGCTGGCCGTACGCATCGGGCGCGGCGGCAAGCCGCGGCTCGATGCCGCCGTGCACCGGCCGCAAGGGTTCGTCAGCGGCGTCTGGATGCTCTGGCACAACCCGAAAGGCTGGGCGATGACGCTCGGCGCGGCCGCGTCGTTCGCCGCGCTCGCGTCCGGGCCGGCACGGCTCGGCGTATTGCTCGGGCTGGCGTTCGGCGTGGCCGCGATGGTGTCGCTGTCGCTGTGGTGTTTCGCCGGGCTGCTGTTCGCGCGTGTGTTGCGCACGGAGCGGCAGTGGCGCTGCCTGAATGCGGGGCTGGGCGTGTTGCTCGTGATCTCGATCGTGCCGATGTGGCTGCCGTAG
- a CDS encoding isochorismatase family protein: protein MSATRLDTNTALVVIDLQKGIVALPTAHPVAPVVAHARELLDAFRSRGLPVVLVNVAGGAPGRTQQQVRVDALPADWTELVPELNRQPGDHVVTKKTWGAFTATDLDAHLKAAGVTQIVLTGVATSIGVESTARQAHELGYNVTLAVDAMTDLNADAHVNSIERMFPRLGETGSTQDIVALLDRRGA from the coding sequence ATGAGCGCAACCCGTCTCGACACGAACACGGCCCTCGTCGTCATCGACCTGCAGAAAGGCATCGTCGCCCTCCCCACCGCACATCCGGTCGCGCCGGTGGTCGCGCATGCCCGCGAACTGCTCGACGCATTCCGCAGCCGCGGCCTGCCGGTCGTGCTCGTCAACGTCGCCGGCGGCGCGCCGGGCCGCACGCAGCAGCAGGTGCGCGTGGACGCCCTGCCCGCGGACTGGACCGAACTCGTGCCCGAACTGAACCGCCAGCCGGGCGACCATGTCGTGACGAAAAAGACCTGGGGCGCGTTTACCGCGACGGATCTCGACGCGCATCTGAAGGCGGCCGGCGTCACGCAGATCGTGCTGACCGGCGTCGCGACGAGCATCGGCGTCGAATCGACCGCGCGGCAGGCCCACGAACTCGGCTACAACGTGACGCTCGCCGTCGACGCGATGACCGACCTCAACGCGGACGCGCACGTGAACAGCATCGAGCGCATGTTCCCGCGCCTCGGCGAAACGGGCTCGACGCAGGACATCGTCGCACTGCTCGACCGGCGCGGCGCGTGA
- a CDS encoding MarR family winged helix-turn-helix transcriptional regulator — protein MTDSRPSGLAADTVAANLTLAVGQLIRRLRSELPADGLGMSQTSALARLEQNGPMTTADLARAEAMKPQSMKTILASLEEEGLVEREPHPTDGRQILFQLTAIGLDARRKRNVAKHQWLGAAIEKLDPEEIRTLAAAIPLIRRIGDQ, from the coding sequence ATGACCGATTCGCGTCCATCCGGCCTTGCTGCCGACACCGTCGCCGCCAACCTGACCCTGGCGGTCGGCCAGCTGATCCGTCGGCTCCGTTCCGAACTCCCGGCCGACGGCCTCGGGATGTCGCAGACGAGCGCGCTCGCGCGGCTCGAACAGAACGGGCCGATGACGACCGCCGATCTCGCCCGCGCCGAGGCAATGAAGCCGCAATCGATGAAGACGATCCTCGCGAGCCTCGAAGAGGAAGGCCTCGTCGAGCGCGAGCCGCACCCGACCGACGGCCGCCAGATCCTTTTCCAGCTGACCGCGATCGGCCTCGACGCGCGGCGCAAGCGCAACGTCGCGAAGCACCAGTGGCTCGGTGCCGCAATCGAGAAGCTCGATCCCGAAGAAATCCGCACGCTCGCCGCCGCGATCCCGCTGATCAGGCGGATCGGCGACCAGTGA
- a CDS encoding LysR substrate-binding domain-containing protein, with translation MLRMTRNLDIALLRAFVTVADHRSMTAASRALHLTQGAISQQVARLETLSGPLFVREHRNLLLTAAGERLLEQARRLLAVHDALLTDLTAGAVEGAVRVGAPQDLVSTCLAPILKGYAQAHPQVALSLVCAASPELRRGLTQGDLDVALIEAPVRPSRGECIAVDRLVWVGAKGGTAHRNTPLPVSMVAQTCAFRPTVLDALRGCDRAWRTVFENGSFDATAATVRSDLAVTVWLASTVPADLDILPAGSGLPALPNFAINLHLPRGQRTPAATELARHLRNGFARLRAAA, from the coding sequence ATGTTACGCATGACACGCAATCTCGACATCGCGCTGCTGCGCGCCTTCGTCACGGTCGCCGATCATCGCAGCATGACGGCGGCCAGCCGTGCGCTGCACCTGACGCAAGGCGCGATCAGCCAGCAGGTCGCGCGGCTCGAAACGCTGTCCGGCCCGCTGTTCGTCCGCGAGCATCGCAACCTGCTGCTCACGGCGGCCGGCGAGCGGCTGCTCGAACAGGCGCGCCGGCTGCTCGCCGTGCACGATGCGCTGCTGACCGACCTGACGGCCGGCGCGGTCGAAGGCGCCGTTCGCGTCGGCGCACCGCAGGATCTCGTCAGCACCTGTCTCGCGCCGATCCTGAAAGGCTATGCACAGGCGCATCCGCAGGTCGCGCTCTCGCTCGTGTGCGCGGCGTCGCCAGAACTGCGGCGGGGGCTCACGCAAGGCGATCTCGACGTCGCGCTGATCGAGGCGCCGGTCCGGCCGTCGCGCGGCGAATGCATCGCGGTCGACCGGCTGGTCTGGGTCGGCGCGAAAGGCGGCACCGCGCACCGGAACACGCCGCTGCCGGTATCGATGGTCGCGCAGACCTGCGCGTTCCGCCCGACCGTGCTCGACGCGCTGCGCGGCTGCGATCGCGCGTGGCGCACCGTGTTCGAGAACGGCAGCTTCGACGCGACGGCCGCAACCGTGCGCTCCGATCTCGCCGTGACCGTGTGGCTCGCGTCCACCGTGCCGGCCGACCTCGACATCCTGCCGGCCGGCAGCGGCCTGCCCGCGCTGCCGAATTTCGCGATCAACCTTCATCTGCCGCGCGGCCAGCGCACGCCGGCCGCAACGGAACTGGCCCGCCACCTGCGCAACGGCTTCGCACGCCTCCGCGCGGCAGCGTAG
- a CDS encoding type VI secretion system Vgr family protein, translated as MGHTALYKTLRLGNAQYNRLVKLDTPLGVDWLLPLYVKGTAKLGRDYEFVVDAVSPRGSQIELNALLAKPVTLWIQQTDGTYMPIHGYVHRFSRLGFDGALTYYKLAFSPWLYFLRLRRDMRDWQEQNGEQILTDVFNEHPQARGAFRFDLHKPLPSYSNRVQWEYDLNFVNRSLEEIGVFPYFEQADNGRSHTMVLTDDVYFVPQLKQSIVEFSHTGFSGEMDGFVQWKEQLQIESAQLTSRSFDYKRPDLPRQVQGVTDTQSQLPTDGEVYDYPGAYMWSDREQGERLTQIRLEERKSRMKRFHGVGGLRCAMPGRRFELHGHPVHDAGSQPDREFVLLGVDWLIRNNLPGLDEVGDFPDGLAVEIAAAKVGATVSHADGGEGFFQVTVEAQPRSVPFRSPFEHKKPVMQLQNAIVAGPGGEEVYTDSLNRVKVWFHWNRRNGQDERASCWVRPTFLDAGSNRGGIQPLRKGDEVIVGFMEGDCDRPVIIARMYGGATQPVWHTNGLLSGQRSREYGGTGYNQLVMDDSTQQNRVHLYSSSYQSHLHLGYLIQQTDNTRGAFLGSGFDLKSDAYGAIRAGQGLFVSTHPTATNQPLNVTAASEQLASAETVVDLTSQASSSNQAESLQEGQDALKKFTDATHYSVSGGAGSGGRTGGGGTGNANGFSTPIMLIASPAGVGVSTQDSAQLTANQQVNIVSGKSTHVAAGKSLIVSVMEKISLFAQNAGIKLFASKGKVEIQAQSDEMKFSALNDVTITSSNGKVVISAEKEIWIGAGGSYIKITPDLIENGTSGQILEKCASWDKPGASSMRLPSPIASVPKGCSWKTAAASADSASSVVLE; from the coding sequence ATGGGCCACACCGCACTTTATAAGACGTTGCGTCTGGGCAACGCGCAATACAATCGTCTTGTCAAACTCGACACGCCGCTTGGCGTTGATTGGTTATTGCCGCTCTATGTGAAAGGAACGGCTAAGCTGGGCCGCGATTATGAATTCGTCGTTGATGCGGTTTCACCGCGCGGCAGTCAGATCGAACTCAACGCGCTGCTTGCCAAACCCGTCACGCTCTGGATTCAACAGACAGACGGCACGTACATGCCGATTCACGGTTACGTTCACAGATTCAGTCGGCTGGGATTCGATGGGGCGTTGACCTATTACAAGCTGGCATTCTCCCCCTGGCTCTATTTTTTGCGCCTGCGTCGTGATATGCGCGACTGGCAGGAACAGAACGGCGAGCAGATTCTGACGGATGTCTTCAATGAGCATCCTCAAGCGCGCGGCGCGTTCCGCTTCGATCTCCACAAGCCGCTGCCGTCTTATTCGAATCGGGTGCAGTGGGAATATGACCTGAACTTCGTCAACCGCAGCCTTGAAGAAATAGGCGTGTTTCCGTATTTCGAGCAGGCGGACAACGGCCGGTCGCACACGATGGTCCTGACGGACGACGTGTATTTCGTCCCGCAACTGAAACAGTCCATTGTCGAGTTCAGTCATACGGGATTCAGCGGCGAAATGGACGGATTCGTGCAATGGAAGGAGCAGCTTCAGATCGAAAGTGCTCAACTGACCTCGCGCTCGTTCGACTACAAGCGGCCGGATCTTCCCCGGCAAGTTCAAGGCGTCACCGATACGCAGAGCCAGTTGCCGACGGACGGCGAAGTCTACGACTACCCGGGCGCGTACATGTGGTCAGACCGGGAGCAGGGCGAGCGCCTCACGCAGATCCGGCTAGAGGAGAGGAAGTCCAGAATGAAGCGCTTCCACGGAGTGGGCGGCTTGCGCTGTGCGATGCCTGGGCGGCGCTTCGAATTGCACGGCCATCCGGTTCATGACGCTGGAAGTCAGCCGGATCGTGAATTCGTGCTGCTCGGGGTGGACTGGTTAATTCGCAATAATCTGCCCGGTCTGGATGAGGTGGGGGATTTTCCCGACGGACTGGCTGTGGAAATCGCGGCAGCGAAGGTTGGTGCGACGGTGAGCCACGCGGATGGTGGCGAAGGTTTCTTTCAGGTGACGGTTGAAGCTCAACCGCGTAGTGTTCCGTTCCGCAGCCCATTTGAGCACAAAAAGCCGGTGATGCAGTTGCAGAACGCGATCGTCGCTGGGCCAGGCGGCGAAGAGGTCTATACGGATTCGCTGAACCGGGTGAAGGTGTGGTTCCACTGGAACCGTCGCAATGGCCAGGATGAACGCGCGTCATGCTGGGTGCGACCGACGTTCCTTGATGCGGGCTCGAACCGTGGCGGGATTCAGCCGCTACGCAAGGGCGACGAAGTGATCGTCGGTTTCATGGAAGGTGACTGTGACAGGCCTGTCATTATCGCGAGGATGTACGGGGGCGCGACGCAGCCTGTGTGGCATACGAACGGATTGCTCTCCGGCCAACGTTCTCGCGAGTACGGCGGTACCGGGTACAACCAGCTCGTGATGGACGACTCGACGCAGCAGAATCGAGTTCACCTTTACTCGAGCAGCTATCAGTCTCACTTGCACCTCGGGTACCTGATCCAGCAGACGGACAATACGCGCGGCGCGTTCCTCGGCAGCGGTTTCGATCTCAAATCGGATGCCTACGGCGCGATTCGGGCCGGACAGGGTTTGTTCGTGTCGACTCACCCGACAGCGACGAACCAACCGTTGAACGTGACGGCGGCGTCCGAACAGTTGGCCAGTGCGGAAACCGTTGTTGATCTGACATCGCAGGCGAGTTCGTCGAACCAGGCGGAGAGTCTGCAGGAGGGGCAGGACGCGCTCAAGAAGTTTACCGATGCCACGCATTACAGCGTGAGTGGTGGTGCCGGTAGCGGTGGCCGCACGGGCGGCGGCGGCACTGGGAACGCAAATGGGTTTTCAACGCCGATCATGCTGATTGCGAGCCCTGCCGGGGTGGGCGTGTCAACGCAGGACTCGGCACAGCTCACGGCGAATCAGCAGGTCAATATCGTGAGTGGCAAGAGCACGCACGTGGCTGCCGGTAAATCGCTGATTGTGAGCGTGATGGAAAAGATCAGCTTATTCGCGCAGAACGCGGGTATCAAGCTGTTTGCTTCCAAGGGCAAGGTTGAGATTCAGGCGCAGAGTGACGAGATGAAGTTTTCGGCGCTCAACGACGTGACGATCACGAGTTCGAATGGGAAGGTTGTTATCTCGGCCGAAAAAGAAATCTGGATCGGTGCAGGTGGCTCGTATATCAAGATCACGCCTGATCTGATTGAGAACGGCACCAGTGGTCAAATTCTCGAAAAGTGTGCGTCGTGGGATAAGCCGGGCGCATCGTCGATGCGCCTGCCTTCGCCGATCGCGAGCGTGCCGAAGGGCTGTTCGTGGAAGACCGCTGCGGCATCAGCCGATAGCGCTTCGAGCGTTGTGCTGGAGTAA